A genomic segment from Polyangium mundeleinium encodes:
- the mdh gene encoding malate dehydrogenase — MSTRKKIALIGAGNIGGELAALCARKELGDIVLFDIPAKADFAKGKALDLEQNSSVIGYDAKITGSSDWKDCAGADVVIITAGIPRKPGQSRDDLVATNLPIIRSVAAGVKEHCPDAFVIVISNPLDAMVYELKRATGLPRERVVGMAGVLDSARFQLFLAREANVSIKDVRAMVLGGHGDDMVPVLSATTINGVAATELIAREKLDAIIARTRTGGGEIVKLMGTSAYYAPASAAVAMAEAFLLDQKRLLPSAVYLDGEYGYKDLFMGVPVIIGGRGVEKILEIKLTDDEKAMLAKSAKSVQGITDVVKATPAA, encoded by the coding sequence ATGAGCACTCGGAAGAAGATCGCACTCATCGGGGCCGGCAACATCGGCGGCGAGCTCGCGGCGCTCTGCGCCCGCAAGGAACTCGGCGACATCGTTCTCTTCGACATCCCGGCGAAGGCTGACTTCGCCAAGGGCAAGGCCCTCGATCTCGAGCAGAACTCGAGCGTCATCGGCTACGACGCGAAGATCACCGGCTCGAGCGACTGGAAGGACTGCGCCGGTGCCGACGTCGTGATCATCACCGCGGGCATCCCGCGCAAGCCCGGCCAGAGCCGCGACGACCTCGTCGCGACGAACCTGCCCATCATCCGCAGCGTCGCGGCGGGCGTGAAGGAGCACTGTCCGGATGCGTTCGTGATCGTCATCTCGAACCCGCTCGACGCGATGGTCTACGAGCTCAAGCGCGCCACGGGCCTGCCCCGCGAGCGCGTCGTCGGCATGGCCGGCGTGCTCGACAGCGCGCGCTTCCAGCTCTTCCTCGCGCGGGAAGCCAACGTCAGCATCAAGGACGTCCGCGCCATGGTGCTCGGCGGCCACGGCGACGACATGGTCCCCGTGCTCAGCGCGACCACGATCAACGGCGTCGCGGCGACCGAGCTCATCGCGCGCGAGAAGCTCGACGCGATCATCGCCCGCACCCGCACGGGCGGCGGCGAGATCGTGAAGCTCATGGGCACGAGCGCCTACTACGCTCCGGCGTCGGCCGCGGTCGCGATGGCCGAGGCGTTCCTCCTCGACCAGAAGCGCCTCCTGCCGAGCGCCGTCTACCTCGACGGCGAGTACGGCTACAAGGACCTCTTCATGGGCGTGCCCGTCATCATCGGCGGCCGCGGCGTCGAGAAGATCCTCGAGATCAAGCTGACGGACGACGAGAAGGCGATGCTCGCGAAGAGCGCGAAGAGCGTGCAGGGCATCACCGACGTCGTGAAGGCCACGCCGGCCGCGTGA
- a CDS encoding phosphoribosylaminoimidazolesuccinocarboxamide synthase, protein MVSADTLREALRTTLDHTDFGALGAKYEGKVRDNYTTGDGRRFLVATDRISAFDRVLGTLPLKGQVLNLLAAHWFEATKHIAPNHVISVPDPNVVEAVECTPLPVEMVVRAYVTGVTSTSIWTHYARGERVFCGHPLPDGLHKNDRLPAPILTPSTKAPKGGHDVSASREEILAEGVISARDFDEAAEMVMALFAFGQKRCEERGLILVDTKYELGKTKDGRIVVIDEIHTPDSSRFWFARTYDARRAQGEEPESFDKEYVRRWLAGTGFTGDGPIPTIPDDVRVEAARRYIEAFEAITGQVFVPNLEDPHARIRRNLALPA, encoded by the coding sequence ATGGTTTCCGCAGACACCCTCCGCGAAGCGCTCCGGACGACCCTCGACCACACGGATTTCGGGGCGCTCGGCGCGAAATACGAAGGGAAGGTCCGGGACAATTACACCACGGGCGATGGTCGGCGGTTCCTCGTGGCGACCGATCGGATCAGCGCTTTTGATCGTGTGCTCGGCACGTTGCCGCTCAAGGGGCAGGTCCTGAACCTGCTCGCGGCGCACTGGTTCGAGGCGACGAAGCACATCGCGCCGAACCACGTGATCTCGGTGCCGGATCCGAACGTGGTCGAGGCCGTCGAGTGCACGCCGTTGCCCGTCGAGATGGTCGTGCGCGCGTACGTCACGGGCGTGACCTCCACGAGCATCTGGACCCATTACGCCCGCGGCGAGCGTGTCTTTTGCGGCCATCCCCTGCCGGACGGGCTGCACAAGAACGACCGCTTGCCTGCGCCGATCCTGACGCCGAGCACGAAGGCGCCGAAGGGCGGGCACGACGTCTCCGCGTCGCGGGAGGAGATCCTGGCCGAGGGCGTGATCAGCGCGCGGGACTTCGACGAAGCGGCCGAGATGGTGATGGCGCTCTTCGCGTTCGGGCAAAAGCGCTGCGAGGAGCGCGGGCTCATCCTCGTCGACACGAAGTACGAGCTCGGCAAGACGAAGGACGGGCGGATCGTGGTCATCGACGAGATCCACACGCCGGACTCGTCGCGCTTCTGGTTTGCCCGGACATACGACGCACGCCGCGCGCAGGGCGAAGAGCCCGAGTCGTTCGACAAGGAGTACGTGCGCCGCTGGCTCGCGGGCACGGGGTTCACGGGGGACGGGCCGATTCCTACGATCCCGGACGATGTGCGGGTCGAGGCGGCGCGCCGGTACATCGAGGCGTTTGAAGCGATCACCGGGCAGGTGTTCGTGCCGAACCTCGAAGATCCGCACGCGCGGATCCGGCGGAACCTCGCGTTGCCCGCCTGA
- a CDS encoding DegT/DnrJ/EryC1/StrS family aminotransferase, translating into MQQRGITVPLLDLRALHRAIREEIDQAIARVVEAQAFVLGEEVRLFEEAIAARLGAAHAIGVASGSDALLLSLIASGVGPGDEVVTTPFTFFATAGAIARLGARPVFVDIEPGSWNLDPDRVRVALGPRTRAIVPVHLYGRVARMEAWLDEARARGVAVVEDAAQAIDARRGGRAAGTIGTFGCLSFFPSKNLGAFGDGGLILTNDPDKATRVRRLRTHGGEKMYRHDEVGMNSRLDAIQAAVLRAKLPYLDGWTEARRAIADRYRALFAEAGLSDFVRPAEDDPEGRHVYHQFTIRAARRDDLRAFLESAGVGTAVYYPVPLHLQPCFAHLGHEAGDFPETERACREVLSLPISPTLTPEQQHIVVDRIRAFYS; encoded by the coding sequence ATGCAGCAGCGGGGCATCACGGTCCCGCTCCTCGATCTGCGCGCGCTCCATCGCGCGATCCGCGAAGAGATCGATCAGGCCATCGCTCGCGTCGTCGAGGCGCAGGCGTTCGTCCTCGGAGAAGAGGTTCGCCTCTTCGAGGAGGCGATCGCCGCGCGCCTCGGCGCCGCGCACGCGATCGGCGTGGCCTCGGGCAGCGACGCGCTCCTGCTCTCGCTCATCGCTTCGGGTGTAGGCCCAGGCGACGAGGTCGTGACCACGCCGTTCACGTTCTTCGCGACCGCAGGCGCCATCGCGCGGCTCGGCGCGCGGCCCGTATTCGTCGACATCGAGCCCGGATCGTGGAACCTCGATCCCGACCGCGTGCGCGTGGCGCTCGGCCCGCGCACGCGCGCGATCGTGCCCGTGCACCTCTACGGCCGCGTCGCGCGCATGGAAGCTTGGCTCGACGAGGCGCGCGCGCGCGGCGTCGCCGTCGTCGAGGACGCCGCGCAGGCGATCGACGCGCGGCGGGGCGGGCGCGCGGCCGGCACGATCGGCACGTTCGGCTGCCTCTCGTTTTTCCCGAGCAAGAACCTCGGGGCCTTCGGCGACGGCGGGCTCATCCTGACAAACGATCCCGACAAAGCCACGCGGGTGCGCCGGCTCCGCACGCACGGCGGCGAAAAGATGTACCGGCACGACGAGGTCGGCATGAACAGCCGCCTCGACGCGATCCAGGCCGCGGTTTTACGCGCCAAGCTCCCCTACCTCGACGGCTGGACCGAGGCGCGGCGCGCCATCGCCGATCGATATCGCGCCCTCTTCGCCGAGGCGGGCCTCTCCGATTTCGTCCGCCCTGCCGAGGACGATCCCGAAGGCCGCCACGTTTATCACCAATTCACGATTCGGGCCGCCCGTCGAGACGATCTCCGCGCGTTCCTCGAATCCGCCGGCGTTGGCACCGCCGTCTACTACCCGGTCCCGCTGCATTTGCAGCCTTGCTTCGCGCACCTCGGCCACGAAGCGGGGGACTTCCCGGAAACCGAGCGCGCCTGCCGCGAGGTGCTCTCGCTCCCCATTTCGCCGACGTTGACGCCGGAACAGCAGCACATCGTGGTCGATCGCATTCGCGCATTTTATTCCTGA
- the mhpA gene encoding bifunctional 3-(3-hydroxy-phenyl)propionate/3-hydroxycinnamic acid hydroxylase MhpA: MFEDVDVAIVGAGPVGTLMANLLGRHGLRVVVLERESTPHGTPRAFSCDDEAMRVYQQAGLDHELSATTYACPEAAFTDASGRAFAKLVFRGLDFGHGFPALNFFHQPTLEAILRRGLARFEGVSLRLGHEVLAMDEDAERARLTMRDPNGETRDLRARYVLGCDGRKSTIRKLAGIAYEGRRYEEPWIAISGVMDEIPETMPLARFVCDPARPGFVARGTENQCRMEFMMQPGETRESIEKPTSIARLIAPYVDPDKIRIQRASVYTFEAKTATQWRKGRFFLLGDAAHTMPPFMGQGLVSGLRDAANLAWKLALCITGRASERLLDTYERERRPHLLAMTEISIRLGHVFLVRDARAAAVRDVVFRGLDRVSRVRKFIRDMEFKPKPTCDEGMMRGGRRRRGRFDGAPGVVPRYPEGTYFPQPFVRDASGARMRLDDTFGAGFAVLGFGLDPRERIQDEPFWKGLGTQFFRVLPAGSGAREGALVDEDGALERWFVRYGAALVIVRPDRYVFGGFSRTEAAQAEGALRRALG, from the coding sequence ATGTTCGAAGACGTCGACGTCGCGATCGTGGGTGCGGGTCCCGTGGGCACGCTGATGGCCAACCTGCTCGGCAGGCACGGGCTCCGCGTGGTCGTGCTCGAACGCGAGAGCACGCCCCACGGCACCCCACGCGCCTTCTCCTGCGACGACGAGGCCATGCGCGTCTATCAGCAGGCCGGGCTCGACCACGAGCTCTCCGCGACCACCTACGCCTGCCCGGAGGCCGCGTTCACCGATGCAAGCGGACGTGCCTTCGCGAAGCTCGTCTTCCGCGGGCTCGATTTCGGCCATGGGTTTCCCGCGCTGAACTTCTTTCACCAGCCCACGCTGGAGGCCATCCTGCGGCGCGGGCTCGCTCGATTCGAAGGCGTGTCGTTGCGGCTCGGGCACGAGGTCCTCGCGATGGACGAGGATGCGGAGCGAGCGCGGCTGACGATGCGGGATCCGAACGGAGAAACGCGTGACCTGCGCGCGCGTTACGTGCTCGGGTGCGACGGGCGCAAGAGCACGATCCGCAAGCTCGCGGGCATCGCCTACGAGGGCCGCCGGTACGAGGAGCCGTGGATCGCCATCTCCGGCGTGATGGACGAAATCCCCGAGACGATGCCGCTCGCGCGTTTCGTCTGTGATCCGGCGCGGCCCGGCTTCGTGGCGCGCGGGACCGAGAACCAGTGCCGCATGGAATTCATGATGCAGCCGGGCGAAACGCGCGAATCGATCGAGAAGCCCACGTCGATCGCGCGGCTGATCGCGCCGTACGTGGATCCCGACAAAATCCGCATTCAGCGAGCGAGCGTGTACACGTTCGAGGCGAAGACGGCCACGCAATGGCGCAAGGGCCGTTTTTTTCTGCTGGGCGACGCGGCGCACACGATGCCGCCGTTCATGGGGCAAGGGCTCGTGTCGGGGCTCCGGGACGCGGCGAACCTCGCGTGGAAACTCGCGCTTTGCATCACGGGGCGCGCGAGCGAGCGGTTGCTCGATACGTACGAACGGGAGCGACGGCCGCACCTGCTCGCGATGACGGAGATCAGCATCCGGCTCGGGCATGTCTTTCTCGTGCGCGACGCGCGCGCGGCGGCGGTGCGCGACGTGGTCTTTCGCGGGCTCGATCGGGTGAGCCGTGTACGCAAGTTCATTCGGGACATGGAGTTCAAGCCGAAGCCGACGTGCGACGAGGGAATGATGCGGGGCGGGCGGCGTCGGCGCGGGCGCTTCGACGGGGCGCCAGGCGTGGTCCCGCGGTATCCGGAAGGTACGTATTTCCCGCAGCCGTTCGTGCGTGACGCCTCGGGCGCGCGCATGCGGCTCGACGATACATTCGGGGCGGGATTTGCCGTGCTCGGCTTCGGGCTCGATCCACGCGAGAGGATCCAGGACGAACCGTTCTGGAAAGGGCTCGGCACGCAATTTTTCCGGGTCCTCCCGGCGGGGAGCGGAGCGCGGGAAGGCGCGCTCGTCGACGAGGACGGCGCGCTCGAACGGTGGTTTGTCCGGTATGGCGCGGCGCTCGTGATCGTGCGGCCGGATCGTTATGTCTTCGGAGGCTTTTCCCGCACGGAGGCGGCGCAGGCGGAGGGCGCGTTACGCCGAGCCCTCGGCTAA
- a CDS encoding MFS transporter, protein MTNAPSPLASPALSRPHAWALALTATLTMAVSYVDRQALAALAPTVSKVFDLSDTQYGWLVSAFSVAYLAGAPFAGWLVDHLGARRGLLGAVVAWSFVAAAHALAPSFTGLLVLRIALGLTESPSFPGAAQTIQRVLPPADRARGFGFLFTGSSLGAIVAPQLAPFLEKTWGLRIAFLGTAIVGLAWVPLWLLLAWRSPAREVLDATPTASGKRPSARLVLTHPTVLRATLAILASAPAIGFLLNWGSKYLVASHHIAQANVGPYLVIPLVLFDAGSILFGHFASVRAQSRVDGAPDRVLFAIATLFALVTAATPFGRTPVESMVLGGLGLAGGGGIFALLTADMLSRVSPSVASAASGVAAAAQSIAYIVAAPIVGKLIDTSGSYTLPFLVVGAWILPGCVAWLAWSPPGVEGSDRTEDAQRRSE, encoded by the coding sequence GTGACGAACGCGCCCAGCCCGCTCGCCTCCCCTGCCCTCTCACGGCCCCACGCCTGGGCCCTCGCGCTCACCGCGACCTTGACGATGGCCGTCAGCTACGTCGATCGCCAGGCCCTCGCCGCGCTCGCGCCGACCGTCTCGAAGGTCTTCGACCTCTCGGACACGCAGTACGGCTGGCTCGTCTCGGCCTTCTCGGTCGCCTACCTCGCGGGCGCTCCGTTCGCAGGCTGGCTCGTCGATCACCTCGGCGCGCGTCGAGGCTTGCTCGGCGCCGTGGTCGCGTGGTCGTTCGTCGCCGCCGCACACGCGCTCGCGCCGAGCTTCACGGGCCTGCTCGTGTTGCGCATCGCGCTCGGCCTCACCGAATCCCCTTCGTTCCCCGGCGCGGCGCAGACGATCCAGCGCGTGCTCCCGCCGGCCGATCGCGCCCGCGGCTTCGGGTTCCTGTTCACGGGCAGCTCCCTCGGCGCCATCGTCGCGCCGCAGCTCGCGCCGTTCCTGGAGAAGACCTGGGGCCTTCGGATCGCGTTCCTCGGCACGGCGATCGTGGGGCTCGCGTGGGTGCCGCTCTGGCTCCTCCTCGCGTGGCGGAGCCCGGCGCGCGAGGTGCTCGACGCGACGCCCACGGCCTCCGGAAAGCGCCCGAGCGCGCGGTTGGTCCTGACGCACCCGACGGTGCTGCGCGCCACGCTCGCGATCCTGGCATCGGCGCCCGCGATCGGGTTCCTGCTCAATTGGGGCTCCAAGTATCTCGTGGCGTCGCACCACATCGCGCAGGCAAACGTGGGTCCTTACCTCGTGATCCCGCTCGTGCTCTTCGACGCCGGGTCGATCCTCTTCGGTCACTTCGCCAGCGTGCGCGCCCAATCCCGCGTGGATGGCGCGCCCGATCGTGTCCTCTTCGCCATCGCGACGCTCTTCGCGCTCGTGACGGCGGCGACGCCGTTTGGGCGCACGCCCGTCGAGTCGATGGTGCTCGGCGGCCTCGGCCTCGCCGGCGGCGGCGGGATCTTCGCGCTGCTCACGGCGGACATGCTCTCGCGTGTCTCGCCCTCGGTCGCCTCGGCGGCGAGCGGCGTCGCGGCGGCCGCGCAGTCGATCGCGTACATCGTCGCGGCCCCGATCGTGGGCAAGCTGATCGACACGTCGGGCAGCTATACGCTGCCCTTTCTCGTGGTGGGTGCGTGGATCCTCCCGGGCTGCGTCGCGTGGCTCGCGTGGTCGCCGCCCGGGGTGGAGGGCTCGGATCGGACCGAGGACGCTCAGAGACGGAGCGAATAG
- the rpsD gene encoding 30S ribosomal protein S4 gives MSRYTGPRVRVMRALGCDLPGFSRKKIERRPYPPGQHGQARHKLSEYKVRLIEKQKLRFGYGVSEVQLRRLMVEAGRSKAAPGEKLIELLERRLDNVVFRAGFARTIPAARQLVCHGFVHVNGQRVDVASFRVSQGQTISLVPKVWKNPHVLAAIADETILHASWLNVDKATFSAKIAAMPDSTSALFPVDVQRVVEFYSLRL, from the coding sequence ATGAGTCGTTACACAGGTCCCCGCGTTCGCGTGATGCGCGCCCTGGGCTGCGATCTGCCGGGATTTTCGCGCAAGAAGATCGAACGACGTCCGTACCCGCCCGGCCAGCACGGGCAGGCGCGGCACAAGCTCTCCGAGTACAAGGTCCGCCTGATCGAGAAGCAAAAGCTCCGATTTGGCTACGGCGTCAGCGAGGTCCAGCTCCGGCGCCTCATGGTCGAAGCTGGGCGAAGCAAGGCCGCGCCCGGCGAGAAACTCATCGAGTTGCTCGAGCGACGCCTCGACAACGTCGTGTTCCGCGCGGGCTTCGCGCGCACGATTCCCGCCGCGCGGCAGCTCGTTTGCCATGGCTTCGTGCACGTCAACGGGCAACGCGTCGACGTCGCCTCGTTCCGGGTCAGCCAGGGGCAGACGATCTCGCTCGTCCCCAAGGTCTGGAAAAACCCGCACGTGCTCGCCGCGATCGCGGACGAGACGATCCTGCATGCGTCGTGGTTGAACGTCGACAAGGCCACGTTCAGCGCCAAGATCGCGGCGATGCCGGATTCCACGTCGGCGTTGTTCCCGGTCGACGTGCAGCGGGTCGTCGAGTTCTATTCGCTCCGTCTCTGA
- a CDS encoding ROK family protein: MRQPIAIGVDLGGTKIEAVVLREAETDAPAVDLRRRVWTPRECGYEGILDAVAALVRDVAAEANLDAKTIPLGVGMPGGVTGAGLVKNSNTTCLNGRPFRADLERLLDRSIVFDNDANCFALAEARLGAASAHVGGVVFGVILGTGVGGALVLRGEVWPGEHGIAGEWGHHAVFPDRGPVCYCGHRGCLELFASGPAVEADYTRRAGRSLSASEIAACRAEDPYAAAAIEGFLEAFARGLANVIDIVDPSAIVLGGGLSNLNVLYDEGRERVAALVFNDELRTPILKNKLGDSAGVIGAALLAI, from the coding sequence ATGCGCCAGCCGATCGCGATCGGGGTGGATCTGGGCGGCACGAAGATCGAGGCCGTCGTGCTCCGGGAGGCGGAGACAGACGCGCCGGCGGTGGACCTCCGCCGACGTGTCTGGACGCCGCGCGAGTGTGGCTACGAGGGCATCCTCGACGCTGTCGCGGCGCTCGTGCGCGACGTCGCTGCGGAAGCGAACCTCGACGCGAAGACGATCCCCCTCGGCGTGGGCATGCCGGGTGGCGTGACGGGCGCGGGCCTCGTGAAGAACTCGAACACGACCTGCCTCAACGGCCGTCCTTTCCGCGCGGATCTCGAGCGCCTCCTGGATCGATCGATTGTCTTCGACAACGACGCGAACTGCTTCGCGCTCGCCGAGGCGCGGCTCGGCGCGGCCTCCGCGCACGTGGGCGGCGTCGTCTTCGGCGTGATCCTCGGGACCGGCGTGGGGGGCGCGCTCGTCCTCCGCGGGGAGGTTTGGCCGGGCGAACATGGCATCGCCGGCGAGTGGGGCCACCACGCCGTGTTCCCCGACCGCGGGCCTGTCTGTTACTGCGGGCATCGCGGCTGCCTCGAGCTCTTCGCGAGCGGGCCCGCCGTCGAGGCGGACTACACGCGCCGCGCGGGCCGCTCGCTCTCGGCCTCCGAGATCGCCGCGTGTCGCGCCGAGGATCCTTACGCCGCGGCCGCGATCGAAGGGTTTCTCGAAGCGTTTGCCCGCGGCCTTGCGAACGTGATCGACATCGTCGATCCGAGCGCGATCGTGCTCGGCGGCGGTCTTTCGAACCTGAACGTTCTCTACGACGAGGGCCGTGAGCGCGTGGCCGCGCTCGTGTTCAACGACGAGCTCCGCACGCCGATCCTGAAGAACAAACTCGGCGACAGCGCGGGCGTGATCGGCGCGGCCTTGTTGGCGATCTAG